The DNA sequence TAGTTTGGTTTGATAAAAATAGCCtgtcctctcctgctgctgctgctctaatTGGAGCCAGATGTTTTCTtgcaggcaggggagggggctgggCAGGAAATTGCCTGGAATGCAGTGGATGAGGGGATGAGAAAGGGTGTTGGGGGAAGGAAGCCATCCTGCATCTAGGGAGTGGGAAAAGAAGGCATGGCTTCTGGGTCCAGATGCCCCAAAGAAAGCCTGTGCCTGCGCAGGGTCTTCCCTGTTCCCATCTGTTGAAAGTTAGGAATGTGACACATCATCAGCTGTGTTGGGATTTCACACAAACAGCATCTCCAAGGCCAGTGTCTCCAGTCACCCTAAAATTCTTCTCGGTCCTATCCTGCCCCACATTTTTTTCAAGGCTTGTGTGCCACTTCTTTCTGTCTGTGCATGGGAAGGTTATTATGCCAGCTTCATAAGAGAGGCTTAGTATCATTTCCCTTATATTATTTGGTGTAAGGGGGAAGCTAATGAGTGAGGCTTATGACCACCCCACCAAAACAAACATCATTTAGCTGGCAATTATTGTTGAAAGCAAAACCTGACCTACCCAATTCAATTTGGGTGGGGGAATAGAAAGGAGGGCCCCACAAATAAAATTTATGTCTGCAAGAGTCTAAGAGGTTCCGGTTGTGCCAAAGCTTAAGAGCTGAAAGGTCCTGGCTAAGTGAATTTCTTCCCGTTCCCTTAAAAGGGGGCAAATGTCGATCCCTACAGGTGTGGGTGATGAGACTCCAAACAGTGTTAAACATTCTCTCGCTACTCACCTGCCTCCTTGAGTCCCTTTAGTGTTATGAGCAGCACAAACAAAGGCATGTGCCATACAACATACCACTTATCAAGCAACATCTATTCTTTAGGAGGGAACCATGATATGCAAactgccaaaaacaaacaaacaaacaaaaaacacaggttCGGAAACTCCCTTCAACCCCTTGAAGGAAACAGGAAGCCAAAACTTCAGGCAGAGTCTCTTCTTTCTGGCCAGGACGGGCTGCCTGGAGCTCTGCCAAACTGGAGGTTCCGAAGGAAACTGGTTTTTAGCCAGGTTTGTGCATGTGCTTGTTTAGTTTCAAGTAGTCACATCCAtatctctcctctccccaaagaagcctgggacCAAGATATTGGGTTCGTGGCCAGTGCTCTTGATAGTCATTTAATCCCTTTGAAAATCCAAGTTTCTAGCTGCAGAATGGTCCTGTTTGCACAGGGCACCTTGAAAAGAGCATCTCATCAAAAGCAAGAGTAAGGCAAGTAGCAGGGAGGACCATGGTGGACAGGAGTTCCTCTTTGGGCACTAGCACATTCATATGGTCtcagtaagccatggtttggcccAGTGCAACATGAGAACTAGGACAACAAAGTAAGTAATGGAATAGAATCATCCAGGAGTTGTCTACACTAGACACTTGCAGTTCCCCCAGAGTCCAACAGCACTTGCTTTGCACATTTAGCAGGGAGCTAACACATTGTTCCCTCATTTGTTATGGGACACCTACATGATGATGCCACCCAGTTGTTATTCTCTTGTGTTCCCCACAGTATCGGCTTTTTCTTCATCCAGCTTCCCTTAAAAGTCTCTGCACTACACCCTCTACCACAGgtgtgcttttaaatatttttacaaaatgtccatggaggatggagaggtggTTGTGAGTGTGCTGACGCATATCTAAACACTGTGTGGCTTGAATGCAGCCTATTCTACAAAGGTTAAGATCCATGTCTGTCACTTCACAGTAATATTTGTAAGTTCTGGAGTACAGTTATGGGAGCTGGACTCTTTGAAGCCACAAAGCTCCGTTTCTAATTTGGGACTTACTTCCGTCTGTCAAATCACCCACATGCAGCTAAGGTCAACAACCAACAGACTGCAGAACAAGCCAATACAGGGACCACAAAGGGTGCTAATAGCTCATGTAAAGTTCAGATTTCATCCAAGGTATACCAGCTATCAGTCTGTAGAAATGGGCTCTGGGCCTCACTCACAACAGATAAATTGGAAGAGAATCTTCACTGTTGCTTTCACAAGCATCAAAGCTGGGGGCATGCAGAGTAGCCAACTCCAGGGAACTACAAGCCCTTCCCTGCAGTCATGGTGGGAGCTGCTACCCCAATGCTTTCTGCCCCCTGATGGCTGGTAAAAGCATCTACATCTGTTTCTGTGTGACTGGGAACATAGGCTGGAGACCTCCAAGTCAGCAGTCACTCTGGGCTCCCCAACTTCTGTTTCAGGATCAAATACTAtgaagaagggagagagggagaaaagagagagagaaaagggagaaataaGGAAATGATTTGGGGATGAAGTCTTGTCCTTTGTACAGCACCTAGTGCACTGTTGGTTCTGAAATGAATATTAAACACTAATAAGAACCAGCGTACGCTATATCCCCTTTAGACTCCAATGGATACTGTCTCTGACAATTCTAGCTATTTGTGGCTGAGCACCCACCCACTGAATTTAAAAGAACCAAAAGCTGAAGAATCACCCCAGACCCACCAGCTCTTTTCTCAAGGGTGGAGGGTGCTGTAGGCATCATTTTACAAAGGTGTGAACAAGAAGTCACAGCTCTGCACCGCAGCACCTGCTCTCCTAGCATCTCCTCCCCATGCACAGAAGGCACCCCATGGCTCCTTGAGGACCAGCTCTTGCATTCTTATGGCTAGCAATTGCTTGTTGTAGCCACAGCAGCTCCATGGCCAGGTGCTTTTGGTAGCGCTGGAGGTCAGGCACAGCTTGGAGCATTTCTGGTACTCTTTGGAAATGAAGCTCTGCATAACAAGAGGTGCACAAAAGGTCAAGAAACCACTTAGTCTGCTCCCCTTGTCTCTCTCCTCCAGTTGgctcctcttccctgcccccccccactaccaGGTAAGTTtattggggcagggacctgccttTTTAGCATAAGCAAAAAGCACCATGTTGAGTGACGATGCTGAAGAACAGAGAAAAACAGTAACTGTACTGCAAAGCAAAGGAAGATAGTGGGTGGGAGCTTGACATCTCAAATTGTTCCACATGCCTTACCTTGGCTCAACTTCGGAGACTCCTTGTTGAGGATCATGCTGCTCCATTTGGATGACATGCTACTGTGGTGCTTGCTtgccttcctcactctctcctgGCAGGCTGCAAACATTCCGAGGGGGCCTGCCCACAAGATGGTCCTCAGCCTCAGTTTTTGCCACCATTTCAGCTGGTGACTGCATCTTGCAATCAAGGTCTTTTTCGGAGCGTaatgttataaaaattctgtaactgggtctgtctccagaagggagtccataaccccgggaagagcTCTATATTTTAAGAGCCCTTTCTGACAATGCAGcacaaaagacaaagacaataccgagtctcccaaagcaaggccttgtttattagaaactgctgcagcagggtgttttgcaagcaaaaacaatggcgcgcaagctcctatatagacttttgaaattgcccccctccagctcaagaccacccctccagacatcatacatacatcacaaattgggagggtctgttagcagtgatctgagcatcctggaccctgcccccatgtctcctcttgccctccaccaaaaacccatcaagtgaaacaaaagatatttacatttccctatttcccagcctgttgtctttgtccatggaattgatgcttttgaattatggtgctggaggagactcttgagagtcccgtggactgcaagaagatcaaacctatccattctcaaagaaatcagccctgagtactcactagaaggacagatcctgaagttgaggctccagtactttggccacctcatgagaagagaagaatccctagaaaagaccctgatgttgggaaagatggagggcacaaggagaaggggacgacagaggatgagatggttggacagtgttcttgaagctactaacatgagtttggccaaactgcgagaggcagtgaaggataggcgtgcctggcgtactctggtccatggggtcacgaagagtcggacacgactgaacgactgaacaacaacaatttcccagccaagttaatcacacccttttgtttggcactcaggtatcaggatgccagagattatcactcaggcagggggctgctgagtagctggagggcaaccccccccccttttgttcctgagacaaagaaatacttggtcagttgggagtaaaaaatggagtgaggcctgtcttcctgtgctgtttttgttttggtacattaataacaattattatatataaataaaataccttaaaattcttacaacagtagcTCTTCTTGACAACAAAGCGCTGCCTCCTTTTCATGCAACTTGTTCTTGTTGGCTCCTGGCTACTTAATTCCCTGCCTTTTATTAGTTTCTGGACAGACTATATTTAAGACAGAGGAAGAAGAGCACCATTTTCAATACAAGGCTGCAACATTAAGTATCACCCTTACTTTTACTGACGCCAGTTTTCatttccctcttctctttcctcctggtGCAATTAAAAGCCAGTGAAATCATAAGCAACGACAGCTTCTACCAAGAGCAGAAAGAACCAGTAACCATACCTTAGGAAGAAGCACTGGCACTGGCATGGAATGCCTGTTCCACTTCAGCCAATCCAGATCCCCTTCAATCTCCTTAATGATGCTCTCATATTCCCCCTTTAAGCTTTGAAATTTCTTCCTGACCAGGTAACCCCTGACATGAGCCTAGGAAGTAAATGaatcataaaaaataacaatcacAAATTAGGAAGGAATTAAAGGCCATTGGCTCAAGCCTGGCTATAATAAGGCAAGTCCACACAGACCAGCCTTCTAGGGTTGCCATGAGTCCCCCCACTTCCTAGTCTTGGGGCTTTAAAAGGCAGCCCAACAAGCAGGAATTACATAGTGACAGTTTTTTTCTATCTCCACCTTTGCCAGGCTGCTGTAGAAGACACAGGAGAAAGGCCAGTGAGGAAGTTAGAAGTCCTAGTATACTCTGCTCCTGACCCCAATCCCAAGGGAAGAGATGCTGgaggcaggaaaggaaaaaaaagaggggcaAAAGGCATGGGCCTATAATTGTGTGCGTATTTATGTATTACATGCTGCACCACCACTTTTGAGAACTTTTCCCTATGGGCATACTTTAACAGAAGCCAccatttccatttaaaaacagcagcagcacaaaatgcTTTAAGCAGAACAGTTTATTTGCTGcaaggggtgggatgggtgaAATGTGTATTTACGCAAAGCAGGCCATGTTTGGAAGGGAGAGtaatggctcagtggtagagcatctgctttgcacccacATCAAGCATCCCGCCCTCCCAGGGCTGCTGCTCCTTTTCAGGGTCCTCAGAGGGAATGAGGCCACGATAGGAAGCCAAACGATGAGGACTAGCACCCCTACGTCTGCCTTGAGTGGCAGGTCCACCATGCCAACAGATGCCACCCAGAAACCTCGTTCCGGCACCTGAAGCGTCACCACTCTCCTCAGCACCagttgctgctgctcttcctcaCTCTCCTCCATCATCTTCCTCGGCGTTGGCTGCCCTGGCAACCGCGGCTCTCGATGACGTCAGTGAAGCGCGACAAGCGCggcctcttttcttcttcctttttcctgAAGTTCCTCAGAGCGGTCGCGAAGTGGCGCTGTCCAGGCGCCCTCTTCGTTCTCCGAGCTGGATGACGGAGGAGAATGGGGAAACTAAAAAAAGTCTTCCGTTATTTGCTTCCAAATTAATTGTAGGCATAGCTACATTGAGGGTTTCTCAGCAAGTGCCTATAATATCGTTCACTGCATTTTTAGTCCCCTGCTTCTCCAAATAACTGCCCCTTATTTTATAACTCTAATCCGTTATAATGGAAAGATGCAGGTTGATATACCGGTATGATATGATATATTTAATGAAATATTATCTCCCCAACCCTCGCACATGTACAGTGTAGTAGAACGTCTAGCGCGCGCGCGTCCCCTCCCCCAGCCCACCTGCCCCCCCTGCTGCCCGCAGCCAAGTCTCGTCTGCAGCTCGTGGCGGCTGTTAGCAGCGAACTCTCGCGAGGCTTGTTCGCAAGGCATCGCGGATGCGCCTCTGAGCCGCGCCATTTTGGAACTGGCTGGCTGACTGGAGCGAGGCCTTGTGGGCGCGGCGGGGGAGAAACGGCGGCAAAGAGGAGCGTTCAAAATCCGGGATCCCGACTGGAGCTGCTGTGCTTTGCCGGAACTTGGCTGACAGGTGAGAGCCTGTCGCTTCCTCCTCTCTCCACACCGCCGACCGGCCTGAGGGGAAGAGGAGGCGGAGGAAACAGTGTTTGCGTGTGGGGGGCGGGGCGCGTCCccgagagagaagagggaggagaagccAGGCTATCTGAGGCTCCCATAGTTCGGTCTCTCACCGCCTTCCTAAAGCATGTGGCCTCTccgtccttcccccccccccgtctcccttcttccaagaggaaaaaaataatgggTCGCAAGTTGGTCGAGGGGCGGCAGTTGGAGGCGGATTGCGAGGGAGGGAGAGTGTAGATAAGGCAACCTGGggcggatggggggggggagccgtccCCGACTTTACCTGGCTATgaaatgggaggggaggaggaggagggcaggaaaCGCGCGCGCACTCCCGCAGGTTAGGCGCTGAGATCCGCGGGCGCTTTTCCTCCTCCCGCCCCCTCTTGCTTTCCTCGGGTCTCGGATCCGAACTTCCCACCTCTGGTGGTTTGCAGCGCCGTCCTTTTGCGTGTTTATTCGGAAGTAAGCCACACGCTGCGTAACGGGGACTTTTGTCGAGTAACTCTTATGCCTTGAGGTTGCAGCTGCAACTCCTCCTTTCACGAAGGATTGCCTTCTCTTTGGCTAGTTCGTTGGGCCAGGCAGCGTGGTTGGTTGCAGTTTTAATTCCTCCGGTTTTCTTCGCGCCTGTCTCCCATGATAGTATCCCCGTTTCACCCTCAGTGAgacattctcccctcccctttttgctGCCGACTTTTGCACGTTTCCAGCACTATCAGCGTGGATTTCGTTGCATGTTCTTATTTTAAGGCTATGGTGTTCACGTCTGGAGAAAGGAACATTGATTGCAATGTGTCTTGTCTCTTCTTCCCAGCCTGGCCTTCTAGGTGATCTGGATTCTGAACATGAGGCCTGGATATTTTGCAACCTGTTGCCTCAGCTTGTGGGGGGAAAGTAGCTGGATGTTGACCTGCAGAGTCTGCTTCGGTTGAAAAGGGGAAACGTTGCCTAAAAAGGGAATTGGGATTATAACCTGCTCAGTCACTTTTCCACTTCAAACACTTCTGAAGTCTGCAGAACCCACCTCATTAACTTTTGAAATTCTCATTAAATTCTGGATAACACCTTGGACTAATTTTTGCCCATATGGAATGGATAATTGTATAAACTTATTAAGTTCTGCATACTACTTTCAAGAGCTGTTTTTTGCTTTCTGGTTCAAACATTTCGGACAAAACTGAGATTTTGTGCTTCTACGCAACAAAATGCcgaaaagaaaatgtaaatttaGTGTTGGGCTACAGAAGAAGTATACCTGTTTTAGAAGAGGTAGAGATGATTTCGAAGGTGAATGCATGATATGTAAACCGGGTACATTTGTCTCTGTGGCAAATAAAGGAGGAGGCGACCTGCAATCACACGTGGAGTCCgaaaaacacaaaaaggcaaTTCGAGGAGAAGCTTCTTCAGCACAAGTAACAGACTTTTTCATAAAACCGTGTAGCAAATTGGAAGATGAAGTAACCGCAGCTGAAGGAACTTTTGCTTTTCACACTGTTAAGCACCACAACAGTTATAACGTGATGGCGTGCACATCAGGCCTACTGAAAACATCATTCCCAGATTCTGATATTGCAAGGAAGTTTTCAAGTGCAAAAACCAAGACAGAGGCAATTGTAAATTCTGTATTGGCACCCGACTGTTTggaaaatgttttgaaaagcATTGAAGAAAATGACATAGGTTATTGTGGAGTTTCTACTGATGGGAGTAACCATGGTTCAGTAAAGGTGTTTCCAATAGTTATTCAGTATTTTGACTGGAAAAGTGGTGGTTTGCAGTCCAAAATAATTGAAATGCAAAGCCAACCCAATGAGACTGCAGATACAATCTTGTCATACGTGAAGGAAACTCTTGAAAGTAAAGGACTGCTAAAGAAATGCATAGCATTCATAGGTGACAACTGCAACACAATGTTTGGAGGGATACGATGGGATTCAGAAGGAAGAAATGTGTTCGCAAAGTTGAACAATGAGCTAGATAACAAAACTTTAATTGGTGTGGGATGTCCAGGACACATTTTGAATAACTGTGTTCATCAGGCAGCAGAAACTTTGGATGTCGATGTTGAGAGCATCATTTTCAAGATATACCAGTACTTTCACATCTATACAGTCCGAACGGAGCAGTTAAAGGAGTACTGTGAATTTGTAGATATTGAATACAAAAAGCTGCTATCTCATAGCAAGACAAGGTGGTTGTCATTATTTCCAGGCGTCAATAGACTCATTCGCGTGTTTCCAGCTGTCAAGGCATTTTTTCTCTCGCAGAATAATCCACCAACAATGTTAAAAAAGTTTTTTGAACACGAGTTTAGTGaggtttatttattgcacttgCAGTCTCTCATGAGTATGTTTCACTCATATATTTTAGAACTCGAAAGGGAAAATAATTCAGTTGTAGAGGTTCTGAAAGTTCTGCTTTGTGTTCAGAACATGCTCAATGAACATAAAGGCAACAACTTTCTGTCCCTCAAAGTTAAGAGCCTTCTAGAAGAAAAGCGTAAGGAGGGTCTTGGTGCAGAGTGTAACAAATTCTATGCAGAAGTAAATGGCTTATATGACAGCTGCATAGAATATCTGGGGAAATGGATGGAGTCCATGAAAGAGTTTTCATGCTTCATGTGGATGTCTCTTAGTGAGTCACTTGAGTGGGATAAGGTAGAACCTTCCATAAAATTTCTCCTGGACAGGGATGTGTCCATAGATGATGTGAAGTGCTTTGATCAATTTTGCAACCTCAAGAAGTTTGTGGATCAATACAAAGGTGATGATGAGTTCATTAATCTTCAGGCACATCAGAAGTGGACCAAGTACTTTGAGACTTCCCAAAACATGCGCCACTCAGAACTTTTGAAGATTGCAcagtttttttttgctgttgcatcacatgATAATGCAAATATGGAACACATTTTCTCTTTGATGCAAAGTTGGTGGAGCAAAGAAAGAGGCCACTTATCCTTGGAATCGCTGCGGAGTATATTGCTAGTACAATATAATTATAAGCACTTTACTTGCAAGGAATTTCATACTTATCTCTTAAGCAATAAGCAGTTGTTGAACAAGATAAGATCTACAGAGAAATATGCTTGGGCCAGACAACATCAGAAAGAAGAACAAAGTGCATTTGAAAGTGACATACCATGAggtagttaaaagtagaagttagcaaatgtgtcctcttttctgtTCTTCAAAATAGGGCATCCTTAGTCTGGAACCGAGAGGCATGTTGTGCACTGTTGGCactaaataaatgttttgtgcTGACGGTATATGGTGAATGCTAATGCATACATTTGCTTGGAGATAGAGCTGCATTATTAAACAGTCTGTCTCCCCACACTGCCTCATATTTAAATCAAGCCTTCCAATTGTGTATTTGTGCCCCCTCTCTCAGCCTTAGTTCCCAAGGCAGcttaaatgaaatttaaaaatccaTCCAAGAAATGAAAGGGCCCCTGAGCAAATGAATGGGGAGGACACACGAGGGTGACACAGCCAAGAGGAGCCTTGGGGCAGAACAGCAGTCCCCTAGGATTGCTATCAGCCAGATAGGTCACTAAAGTGTAGTGCCAGTTCCCTCCCTTCAAAACATTAGTATTGGAAGCTGAAAAGCTGTAGGAGAGCCAATATACTCGCATGCACCCTCCACTGGTGTAGACAGCAAGTGTGGTTATAGTATGAGCAAGAATTGAGAAAAAAATACCGTatatttccatgtataagactaggtttcccccctaaaaaataatgtccaaaatttagGGGCGTCTTAGAGATATCTCCCCCCactttcttaaatcagagtcccccaaaatagggggtgtcttatacatgggggtgtttTATAGACGGAATAATACAGTATTTTTAGACAGTTTGCCAGTCTGACTTGCTTTGCCACAATGATGTCTCCCAGCCCACATAAAGCCCCTGAACTCCTGGCTCACTGCCCCCTTGGTCATGAGACCTTCTCCCTTCCGGCACGATGTGCtctcaaggctcagattaattctactggaCCCAACTTTTGCACAAATCGCTTGGAAAAGTGAAGTGAGTGCATGCAAGCTTTCTCTTGCACACCTCTGATATCTATGATGTTAACTGTCCTGTCCATTcccatatttttgtgtgtgtgtcactgtaTTAAACTTGCAAGTATCAGTTTTCTCACATACACAGTCCCATTGAGGGCTgtgcccctttccccctcctggaTCCCACCACCACAACCCACATCTCTGATCCTCAGATGTACATTCCAAAGTAGAGAGCATTCCAATGCTACATCTTTATTTTAAGAACATCCATAAGATAAGCATTTGAGACGAAGATTGCACAATACCAGCATGTGGTTGTTTTAGGATCTCACACACACGCATATCTAGGAAAGG is a window from the Lacerta agilis isolate rLacAgi1 chromosome 8, rLacAgi1.pri, whole genome shotgun sequence genome containing:
- the LOC117051956 gene encoding LOW QUALITY PROTEIN: IQ domain-containing protein C-like (The sequence of the model RefSeq protein was modified relative to this genomic sequence to represent the inferred CDS: deleted 1 base in 1 codon), whose protein sequence is MMEESEEEQQQLVLRRVVTLQAHVRGYLVRKKFQSLKGEYESIIKEIEGDLDWLKWNRHSMPVPVLLPKVCYRIFITLRSEKDLDCKMQSPAEMVAKTEAEDHLVGRPPRNVCSLPGESEEGKQAPQSMSSKWSSMILNKESPKLSQELHFQRVPEMLQAVPDLQRYQKHLAMELLWLQQAIASHKNARAGPQGAMGCLLCMGRRC